The Cydia strobilella chromosome 13, ilCydStro3.1, whole genome shotgun sequence genomic interval GGTTATCAAAAACTTTATATTCTCTTTCGTCAGAATTCTAGACGGCTGGAAAGGCGTTAAAGAACTTCTAAGTGAGAAACACGATACATTTTCTAGAattgaaaacaaatattatagccCTAATATCCGTGAATGTTTCGTACAATGGCAGGCGGTTACCAAAGAGATGTTGACGCATATTTATAAGACCTACAAGTGTCTAGATCACGGTTTTACTATGGAGCAAAAGAGTTTTACTCACAATTACTACGCCACGAACTCTGCAGCCCCGCGCCATCAGAACCAGAGTAAGTTTCAAACGGCGAAACCCCACGTTAGTACCTCAAGACCCGTCAACGCCTCTCCTCAACCTTTCAACGCAGTCCAACCGCCATGGGTGCAGAACCAAAATCATTCAACCTCTCAGACTTTCAACGAAGGTCCGTGGCCGGTCAGAGCTGGCGTTGCCTTCAAGAAATTCCCTGTAGTACCACCCCCGAGCTCTCATAACTTTTATCCTCTGAATGAGCAGGGTGATATGGATGCATATCTAAAAGGCCCGTACAAGTGCGACCCTTGCAGCTTTCGGGAAGCAAAACCTCGCCAGTCTTGGACTATTACCAACATGCCTGACTTTCGAGCCTTAGAAAACATGTGCCATGCTGAACAAAGAGAATTATACAACCAAATGAAGCACAAACTGGATGCAGAGCTCGGTAAAGCTCCTGGGCACCCAATCATGAGCGGCATGTTGTTCGATCAGATGCAACGTCGAGACATGGAACTGAAAGCGAAAATGATACCTTTAAGTCATGTCGAGAAAACTTTAATACCAAACATAGCGCCCTCTATTGAGATGCGAGGTCGGTACGTTCAGAAAAACAACAGCTGCGGCGACACAAAGGAAGAGGCTGATTTTTTTGCGGCGTGGGGTCAGATGGTCCAAAAAGAACCTAGCGATTTTATAACTCATCACTCGCACAACGTTCAGGTCCCGTCGAACGTTGTGACGATTCCAAATAATATCTCTGGCCCCGTGCAATTCATTGATCCTGAAAATGATGAGTATCACGAAATGTCGAAAGTGTATATGAAACCTGGAAGTTACAAAGTGCCTATAAAGCCAGCGGATCCTACGTCACCGTTTATGCAAGGATCGAGTCAAGAAACAGTGTTTGACAACCCATTAGTAGAGGAGATGGCTTTAAAGATGAAGGTACCCTTTCCACCTGTCACGTTGGCACCGCAGCCAAAGTACAACCTCGAGGCTTGGCCGTGCCTGATGCCGAGGCGTGGCGACGATATATTGACAGACGAGCACAAGCTGATGTCCAGAACCGCGATGTCTGGTCTGGATATTAGGAACGCCGAACCTTTAGAAATTCTTACTATGATAACGTCTGATCGCGCCTGGGAAGCAGCTAAACAGTCGGCTCCCAAGCTTGTAGACTTCATCCATGAAGGATCCAAGTCGGATACTGCGAGGTTGTACGATGCTTTAGGGTTGAGTGCTAACGACGATCTCTCTGATGATTTAAAACAAGTTAAATACACAATGGAAAACAGTGACACCTGGGCCGCTAGGATGGGCCCTCACAAATTCATTTCGCAGGACGCGCATAGTTTGTGGGGAAACTCTTCAGCAAACCAAGACCAATCAGTTCTGAGCAATGATTCTAGCAAGTGTCTTGATTCGGAGCCAAAATCTCTTGAATCTGATGAGGTTTCTATTCCGGAGAAGAAACAAGAGTCGAAAGAAACTCGCTTAAATTATGATCAGACTGGAAACTATGTTAGAGGCGAGAACCAAAAGAAACCACCGAAAACCAAGGTGGCTGCGTCCGGAATGTGGTACCACCCCAAGAAGAAGAAGCCATTGCCCGCTGCTACTGTCAAAAAGTTTGAGGCTTTGCTTGGGAACCTAGCTCAACTGTACGAGGCCGCTTTCATCCAACATGACATGGACATAAAAGTGGTAAGTTCTCTGATAATTTATCCTTAGGAACAATATGTATAATGCCATCTATGAAGCCCCGCCCCGCTTTATCTGCCGTAATTGCTCAAATTCAAGACAGGCAGGATTGGCGCTCTTACAGACGATTATCTTccgataaaaaaaatcagattTTATAAGAGTAAACTGCACAGCAATTAGACGACTTTATTTATGttcaattttcaattaattatttcaaaattgtTGTAACCTAGGAAAAGTTTAAATGTGTTTATTTAATTCTCACCCATGAATAATTTTCAGGCCCCCAGATTCTATGAGGTAGTGAAATATCCGATGTGCCTGCACGATATCTCCACGAAGCTCAAGAATTCATCTTACACGGAGCACGAGCAAGTGGTTCAGGACTTCAGGCGTATTTTCAATAACGTTCGTCTCTACCTAAAGGTAAATTCACTCTTCattgagaaaatcttatatCTAAACCACCTATATGAAAACACATTCAGATTTATTTgggtttatttataatgtaggtAGTAGTTTCAActacaaatgtaaaaataagtattgTCACAAAAATTAAAGGgatattccatttttttttttgtttttttgccaTTTCCGAATTCAGCGAATTTAATCGTTGAAGATTCTACGTAAAGAATTCCTATAGAAGAGCAAACAGAAGCCCAAAGATTCGTTATTTGTGTTTAGGTTTATTAACCTTAAAAACCACTGCAGAATTGTTACGATTTTCCAGTCTTACCCAGATGCCGCTATGAAGAAGAATCTGAACAAGACAGCAGCAGAATTTGAAAAGTTGCTGAACGAAGAATTTCAGAACAAATGGGACAGTAAATCGAAGTCTCAAGATAACACAGAAGTAGACGGCAGTAAAAAGGAAGACAAAGAAGACGCTAAAAGTGCACAGAATAAAACGGACGCACATAAGAAAACAGACTCAAAAACTAGCGATGACAAAAAGTAAGCTTTTAAAGTTAGTTACTTATACCTCGTATTTTTTTGGCATTAGCAAAATGGTAAAATCTTGatgtgtatttttattcaaaaacacttgaaaaaaaggtgacagcaaatatgtaataatatgcaaggatatatatttatcatcttttggtttcataagtaacagttactattattttaaagcgtttttcaataaaaagacacgtcaagattgatTACCATTTATCTAATGCAAAAAAACAAGGGTTTTAGTCTTGCTAACTTTGATTTCGCTTAGcagaatttaatattttattacaaacaaatttttgtatgaatcgtttgttttaactatttatttatttttatttacatgccCCGTACCTACTCCATATCAGATGTGGACGATTAGCTTGAACATAAGTTGCATCTAGTCATTATAAATAGagatttgtttattgtaaatgtCAGTGAAGTAATCTGAGCTTATGGTAAGAATATCATTGTAATGTGTAAGTTTTTCGAACCGACTTTATTCCCTTGGGGACAAAAATAGAACTGTTGTTTTCTCTTCTCTtactttgtattttagtttactACTTGCTTATGTTGCTGGTTTCTCCATTATTTGTTATAATTAGTCCAATACTGTTGCATTACCTATTTTCTGATCAGCAAATTCGTGTCGTAAAGAAATTTGCGGGATAATTTTCATTTCTGAATAGGTTACCTAGTCGTCAGTAATTTGcaaatttcctcttttaaagtTCCTTGTAAAGTTCATGACATAATTgttaattttgtaaaatattattttgacagaCACCATGTGATTTACGTTATATTTGTTGAAGAAAGCTCGTAATATTTATCCCTAAACCCAACCCAACCACGATAGAGCATATTGCCGATGTATTGGTCTTTTTCCGACTCTGTAACTCTTTGAAGTCACTGGAAAGGGGCAAATGTTTGTCAGCGCTAACCAGAAGGCCTAAGTtggccggctctttatcatttgtcaccatgtctgtcatgttctaataagtatgtaagtgcgagagtgacgcatgacatgacaggtgataaaacgTGACCATAATACCGCTGCAGAATATCTAGCAAGATCGTGTTTATGTCTGACATATAGCGTTCCCTTACTAgcaagtatgtatgtaagtgcTAGCTGGgtcccgtttctcaaaagcttgtaacttgtaatacaagcggatgtcactttttggcAGCTTTTgttaaaaagggacttccacttgtattacaagttacaagcttttgagaaacgggccccagggggccatttctcgaacgatattagtctaatattattagtgtgttgtcataaCAACGCATACGATTGGACAGTTCgtagactaataatattagtctaatagcgttcgagaaatgggccccaggacAAATGCTCTACGTCAGACACAAACATAATCGTGATCGTGGGGTTCTAAACCACCTACCTAtagatattaataatttttataccaCTCTATCTGTGATGTATATTTAGGTAAAAGTTGATGATGAATTTGAATCGTTTTCACGGTTGTTTCCTAGTTGTACGAATTCTTTGTGTGTATATAGAGTAGATAGCCTTAAAATTTCACAGGAAAGCTTTAAAAAGTGAGCACATTtacgttaaaataaaaatataacagtaCCAACTTACCtagctattattaacgaaaactTAGAACTAGATAACTctaattttaaagtatgtccTGTCCAATCGTACCCGTCACTAAAACATTTGTGCGCTAAATTTTTTACCCAAATTTTTAATTACGCGCGTTTTAGTAACGACTATGGTTAGTCAGACAGTTCTTTCTATCAGTACTTATTCATTTTTTTGTGTGTACAATTCTGAATGTTACATTTTCACAAGAAGCTTGTCACGAGAGTAATTTAATCAACTTACATAATGTTTAGATAAGATCTTGAAGGCGAAAACGCTTTTAAATTATTACTAACTAGTGACATATGATTACTGACACAGTTTGCTGTAAACAGCGTAGACAAGttctatttttcatttttaaagtattttattaacaattttagaGTCCATTTTACCTGCCATAGACTAAGTGTAGTGATAGTGACGTTACAGTTGACGATTTTTGGCTTAAATTGGCTTCATCTTTGGCTGCGTTCATAAATTCCAAATTTTAAATTGGACTATGGGTGACGATCTAGTTAATTTTAAGTATTCATTAAgttgtgattttatttattatttaacttatgTATCTAAAATTATGGCAAGGAACACCTATGGTAATAAACAAGTAATTTTGGttatgcattattttatttaattttcgcaAATTCCCAAGAGATTCCGCTTAGCTGTTTTGGTTGTAGATGGAACTTGGCACGAGTTATGCAGTCACAAAAATGAGATGCTAATAAAGCGGAGTTTGCACATAGGTATAGCCAGGGAAATGAAATTCTTGTACGCTGGCGTTACATAGGTAGTAAAAATCAaggattaaattatatattaatgttattagGTTTATTATTACTCTCGGTATCCACCTGGTCATACAGCTCATCAGTATGCATGGATTTAATTATGCTACTGAACGTAAAACAAATCATCTTGACTAAAATCGCACCAACTTGGCAGTGAACATGTATATCCCATAGGAGCGCCATTCTTGACCATACTTAAGCACGTGGCTAAGGTAAGTACTTACCGTAATCAGATTCTATCGTAACTAGCGTTCCGCCCCGGCGTTGCaagggttacacaaaaccttaacaaattatatgctTAAATCTTCCTCAATAATCAGTATATTCACTCTCTTGATAGGTGAAAAGGGCATTAAAATCCGTTtgtcgcgaacatacatacctacacacAAACAGAGACGCGGCTggggcttttttttatatatgaaataggaggcaaacgagcagacggatcacctgatggtaagcgattaccgccgcccatggacacccacaacaccagaggggttgtaagtgcgttgccggcctttaagatgggagtacgctcttttcttgaaggtttgaaggtcatatcggtccggaaataccgcaggcgacagttcattccatagtttagctgtgcgaggcaggaagtttctagagaaacgcacagttgaggactgccaaccatctaagtggtgaggatggtaatgttgtcgcgtagggcgatggcgaaaagaagcggttTTATAAAGTGTAGTGATTTATTCGTTATTAGTCAATCAGTTTACCAAATCTATTTATTACTAAACTGTAGAAATAATATTGAACTCAATACGAACTAAAGGCGTTGAAGGGTCGGCGGCTGATACGCTTCACGCTctccatttttttaataaccgtTAAATGAAGATGGTGTTGCAGAACAAACAATGCGATGCTTGTTGCAACTATGGTTTACTTGTTGCGTCTATGGTCTACTTGTATTTGATGGGACAGATACAAGCTAAGTGCGTATCGGGCCACGCACAATCAATTATCAATCGTAGTCTCGTAAGGCCAAGCATACCAAATttgcctatttttaatttgaatcttGTTGTAATAAtaatcaatgagggctaacgcgtatgaattcgccgctaggggcgctagtgtagatggtggtcttttccatagtttgaaatgtcaaatgtcacttgtcacttcaatgactgacagctgttctttagtcttttggaccaacatcaacagaggcgccaactggtgagcaaaaaaacgatagccctcattgggatGAATTCCGTTTGTTTGAGAAACATTCCGTTTGTTTATTTGttggagtgttagggtcggcaacgcgcatgtaactcctctggagttgcaggcgtacataggctacggaggctgcttaacatcaggcgggccgtatgcttgtttgccaccgacgtagtataaaaaaagcaataaaaaaaagggTTATGTCACTCACacacggtgacagacagacgcggacagacggacagcggagtcttagtaatagggtcccgtttttaccctttgggtacggaaccctaaaaacatcccactgattaccagtccgccgaacgatatcagcctgtcagttagaacaaaaagttgacagttccgaacaactgacaggccagacTGCAGGCAGattggtaatcagtgggcccctttactctaCTCTTCATTACCTAAAgtgcctacaaaatcttaaactttccataaaatattttttcagacCATTTTTCATATATGGCCCGTGCGCGTCTTAGGTCCTGCCATCTTGTGACCTGCATCGGAAATATATaaactgtacattgacactttaCGCCAAAGCATGGGGGCTCCCTCTACAGTCCATGTAAGTTTTCTTGTGCactgtaggttctgccatcttatGGGGTAGATGGAAggttaaacttgacatttacacttcGCGACAATAAACAGGGGGCTTCCCCCCACAGTTCATGCACG includes:
- the LOC134746464 gene encoding uncharacterized protein LOC134746464 translates to MQEYGGSNKTDHREGERGHQDFHHPVMQKGSYGCSNKEISDSNMATYCRVATGIYEATAAEQQYQNQRYNNPSAPTFSSPPNSPLVGLVFDPSSPNYKMDRNSNTDRRSHSTWSLSYQEPIGTGAKKKIVKSQDKRQVYSADPRYHERYKDSSTETDRHKLKDRNLTSESTSSLDFFVEGERMVSELCNMPDSNARADTNNQKSFQDEDKNKPSGSSDVLLTALDKIVIHDQIPNQIVQLAIEACTDAENIAIAHHNRPCFKNIHSICAKTRSNVQKPDSAVANLHSQGIPWVIKNFIFSFVRILDGWKGVKELLSEKHDTFSRIENKYYSPNIRECFVQWQAVTKEMLTHIYKTYKCLDHGFTMEQKSFTHNYYATNSAAPRHQNQSKFQTAKPHVSTSRPVNASPQPFNAVQPPWVQNQNHSTSQTFNEGPWPVRAGVAFKKFPVVPPPSSHNFYPLNEQGDMDAYLKGPYKCDPCSFREAKPRQSWTITNMPDFRALENMCHAEQRELYNQMKHKLDAELGKAPGHPIMSGMLFDQMQRRDMELKAKMIPLSHVEKTLIPNIAPSIEMRGRYVQKNNSCGDTKEEADFFAAWGQMVQKEPSDFITHHSHNVQVPSNVVTIPNNISGPVQFIDPENDEYHEMSKVYMKPGSYKVPIKPADPTSPFMQGSSQETVFDNPLVEEMALKMKVPFPPVTLAPQPKYNLEAWPCLMPRRGDDILTDEHKLMSRTAMSGLDIRNAEPLEILTMITSDRAWEAAKQSAPKLVDFIHEGSKSDTARLYDALGLSANDDLSDDLKQVKYTMENSDTWAARMGPHKFISQDAHSLWGNSSANQDQSVLSNDSSKCLDSEPKSLESDEVSIPEKKQESKETRLNYDQTGNYVRGENQKKPPKTKVAASGMWYHPKKKKPLPAATVKKFEALLGNLAQLYEAAFIQHDMDIKVAPRFYEVVKYPMCLHDISTKLKNSSYTEHEQVVQDFRRIFNNVRLYLKSYPDAAMKKNLNKTAAEFEKLLNEEFQNKWDSKSKSQDNTEVDGSKKEDKEDAKSAQNKTDAHKKTDSKTSDDKK